The Ursus arctos isolate Adak ecotype North America unplaced genomic scaffold, UrsArc2.0 scaffold_28, whole genome shotgun sequence genome has a window encoding:
- the LOC113240971 gene encoding cytochrome P450 1A2 isoform X2, whose translation MALSQMATELLLASAVFCLVLWVVRAWQPRAPKGLKSPPGPWGWPLLGNVLTLGKSPHLALSRLSQHYGDVLQIRIGSTPVLVLSGLDTIRQALVQQGDDFKGRPDLYSFTLVTDGQSMTFNPDSGPVWAARRRLAQNALKSFSTASNPASASSCYLEEHVSKEAEALLSRLQEQMAEAGRFDPYNHVLLSVANVIGAMCFGQHFPQSSEEMLTLIKHSNDFVEIASSGNPVDFFPILQYMPSPALQRFKAFNQKLLRFLQKIVQEHYRDFDESSVQDITGALLKHSEKGSGASGGHIPHEKIVNLINDIFGAGFDTITTALSWSLMYLVTNPEIQRKIQKELDTVIGRARRPRLSDRPQLPYMEAFILEIFRHTSFVPFTIPHSTTRDTTLKGFYIPKERCVFINQWQVNHDQKVWGDPSEFRPERFLTADGTAINKTLSEKIMIFGMGKRRCIGEVLAKWEIFLFLAILLQQLEFSVPAGVKVDLTPIFGLTMKHTHCEHVQARPRFSTK comes from the exons ATGGCATTGTCCCAGATGGCCACCGAGCTCCTCCTGGCCTCCGCCGTCTTCTGCCTGGTGCTCTGGGTGGTCAGGGCCTGGCAGCCTCGGGCTCCCAAAGGCCTGAAGAGCCCCCCggggccctggggctggcccCTGCTGGGGAACGTGCTGACCTTGGGGAAGAGCCCGCATCTGGCGCTGTCGAGGCTGAGCCAGCATTATGGGGACGTGCTGCAAATCCGCATCGGCTCAACGCCCGTGCTGGTCCTCAGCGGCCTGGACACCATCCGGCAGGCTCTGGTGCAACAGGGCGATGATTTCAAGGGCCGGCCCGACCTCTACAGCTTCACTCTGGTCACAGATGGCCAGAGCATGACCTTCAACCCAGACTCTGGACCAGTGTGGGCTGCCCGCAGGCGCCTGGCCCAGAACGCCCTGAAGAGTTTCTCCACTGCCTCGAACCCGGCGTCTGCGTCCTCCTGCTACCTGGAGGAGCACGTGAGCAAGGAGGCCGAGGCCCTCCTCAGCAGGCTGCAGGAGCAGATGGCAGAGGCGGGGCGCTTTGACCCCTACAACCACGTGCTGCTCTCGGTGGCCAACGTCATTGGTGCCATGTGCTTTGGGCAGCACTTCCCTCAGAGCAGTGAGGAAATGCTCACCCTCATAAAGCACAGCAATGATTTTGTGGAGATCGCCTCCTCCGGGAACCCTGTGGACTTCTTCCCCATCCTTCAGTATATGCCCAGCCCCGCCCTGCAGAGATTCAAGGCCTTCAACCAGAAGTTACTGCGGTTCCTGCAGAAAATTGTCCAAGAGCACTACCGGGACTTTGACGAG AGCAGCGTCCAGGACATCACAGGCGCCCTCTTGAAGCACAGTGAGAAGGGCTCCGGAGCTAGTGGTGGCCACATCCCCCATGAGAAGATCGTCAACCTTATCAACGACATTTTTGGGGCCG GATTTGACACCATCACAACAGCCCTCTCCTGGAGCCTCATGTACCTTGTGACAAACCCTGAGATACAGAGGAAGATCCAGAAGGAGCTGG ACACAGTGATTGGCAGGGCCCGGCGGCCCCGGCTCTCCGACAGACCCCAGCTACCCTACATGGAGGCATTCATCCTGGAGATCTTCCGACACACCTCCTTTGTCCCCTTTACCATCCCCCACAG caCGACAAGGGACACGACACTGAAAGGCTTCTACATCCCCAAGGAACGCTGTGTCTTCATAAACCAGTGGCAGGTCAATCATGACCA AAAGGTGTGGGGGGATCCATCTGAGTTCCGACCAGAGCGATTCCTCACTGCTGATGGTACTGCAATCAACAAGACCTTGAGTGAGAAGATCATGATCTTTGGCATGGGCAAGCGCCGGTGTATAGGGGAGGTCCTGGCCAAGTGGGAGATCTTCCTCTTCCTAGCCATCTTGCTGCAGCAGCTGGAGTTCAGTGTGCCAGCAGGCGTGAAAGTAGACCTAACCCCCATCTTTGGGCTGACCATGAAGCACACCCACTGTGAGCATGTCCAGGCACGGCCACGCTTCTCCACCAAGTAA
- the LOC113240971 gene encoding cytochrome P450 1A2 isoform X1 translates to MALSQMATELLLASAVFCLVLWVVRAWQPRAPKGLKSPPGPWGWPLLGNVLTLGKSPHLALSRLSQHYGDVLQIRIGSTPVLVLSGLDTIRQALVQQGDDFKGRPDLYSFTLVTDGQSMTFNPDSGPVWAARRRLAQNALKSFSTASNPASASSCYLEEHVSKEAEALLSRLQEQMAEAGRFDPYNHVLLSVANVIGAMCFGQHFPQSSEEMLTLIKHSNDFVEIASSGNPVDFFPILQYMPSPALQRFKAFNQKLLRFLQKIVQEHYRDFDELVSPQSSVQDITGALLKHSEKGSGASGGHIPHEKIVNLINDIFGAGFDTITTALSWSLMYLVTNPEIQRKIQKELDTVIGRARRPRLSDRPQLPYMEAFILEIFRHTSFVPFTIPHSTTRDTTLKGFYIPKERCVFINQWQVNHDQKVWGDPSEFRPERFLTADGTAINKTLSEKIMIFGMGKRRCIGEVLAKWEIFLFLAILLQQLEFSVPAGVKVDLTPIFGLTMKHTHCEHVQARPRFSTK, encoded by the exons ATGGCATTGTCCCAGATGGCCACCGAGCTCCTCCTGGCCTCCGCCGTCTTCTGCCTGGTGCTCTGGGTGGTCAGGGCCTGGCAGCCTCGGGCTCCCAAAGGCCTGAAGAGCCCCCCggggccctggggctggcccCTGCTGGGGAACGTGCTGACCTTGGGGAAGAGCCCGCATCTGGCGCTGTCGAGGCTGAGCCAGCATTATGGGGACGTGCTGCAAATCCGCATCGGCTCAACGCCCGTGCTGGTCCTCAGCGGCCTGGACACCATCCGGCAGGCTCTGGTGCAACAGGGCGATGATTTCAAGGGCCGGCCCGACCTCTACAGCTTCACTCTGGTCACAGATGGCCAGAGCATGACCTTCAACCCAGACTCTGGACCAGTGTGGGCTGCCCGCAGGCGCCTGGCCCAGAACGCCCTGAAGAGTTTCTCCACTGCCTCGAACCCGGCGTCTGCGTCCTCCTGCTACCTGGAGGAGCACGTGAGCAAGGAGGCCGAGGCCCTCCTCAGCAGGCTGCAGGAGCAGATGGCAGAGGCGGGGCGCTTTGACCCCTACAACCACGTGCTGCTCTCGGTGGCCAACGTCATTGGTGCCATGTGCTTTGGGCAGCACTTCCCTCAGAGCAGTGAGGAAATGCTCACCCTCATAAAGCACAGCAATGATTTTGTGGAGATCGCCTCCTCCGGGAACCCTGTGGACTTCTTCCCCATCCTTCAGTATATGCCCAGCCCCGCCCTGCAGAGATTCAAGGCCTTCAACCAGAAGTTACTGCGGTTCCTGCAGAAAATTGTCCAAGAGCACTACCGGGACTTTGACGAG CTTGTGTCTCCACAGAGCAGCGTCCAGGACATCACAGGCGCCCTCTTGAAGCACAGTGAGAAGGGCTCCGGAGCTAGTGGTGGCCACATCCCCCATGAGAAGATCGTCAACCTTATCAACGACATTTTTGGGGCCG GATTTGACACCATCACAACAGCCCTCTCCTGGAGCCTCATGTACCTTGTGACAAACCCTGAGATACAGAGGAAGATCCAGAAGGAGCTGG ACACAGTGATTGGCAGGGCCCGGCGGCCCCGGCTCTCCGACAGACCCCAGCTACCCTACATGGAGGCATTCATCCTGGAGATCTTCCGACACACCTCCTTTGTCCCCTTTACCATCCCCCACAG caCGACAAGGGACACGACACTGAAAGGCTTCTACATCCCCAAGGAACGCTGTGTCTTCATAAACCAGTGGCAGGTCAATCATGACCA AAAGGTGTGGGGGGATCCATCTGAGTTCCGACCAGAGCGATTCCTCACTGCTGATGGTACTGCAATCAACAAGACCTTGAGTGAGAAGATCATGATCTTTGGCATGGGCAAGCGCCGGTGTATAGGGGAGGTCCTGGCCAAGTGGGAGATCTTCCTCTTCCTAGCCATCTTGCTGCAGCAGCTGGAGTTCAGTGTGCCAGCAGGCGTGAAAGTAGACCTAACCCCCATCTTTGGGCTGACCATGAAGCACACCCACTGTGAGCATGTCCAGGCACGGCCACGCTTCTCCACCAAGTAA